A section of the Pochonia chlamydosporia 170 chromosome 2, whole genome shotgun sequence genome encodes:
- a CDS encoding PHD finger and BAH domain-containing protein (Snt2) (similar to Neosartorya fischeri NRRL 181 XP_001265143.1): MAQQNDSKVTNADAHSAPDSVNAPSNSDPSSKDSGADMAAGYGTRSRNRGGNTRINYAEDKDIDMDVYDYYDRKDQDASKKSSRKSDVASNGDGATRALGSRRAAVEEAKAVGASSQNGSKNTASSGVGGVGAGAGGASQGALASGAVPGSRKRKAAATPAVSTRKAGQTGQLDGTSWPDTNMLTFENCNHRPDANGRMVADDGTVLEPNDHVYLVCEPPGEPYYLGRIMEFLHTKSETSKRVDSVRINWFYRPKDIGRKNTDTRLLFATMHSDVSPLTALRGKCQILHRVEIDNLEAYRRKPDNFWYEKLYDRYIQKNYDLIPTSTIVNVPERVKKVLDERWKFVLVEQGRGKELTSAVKLCKRCSGYCASNDSVDCAVCQNTYHMNCVKPPLLKKPSRGFAWSCAACSRAQERKLEARNTPNGTDANGDFDDDDALDDDDDEIPGIITDRTTPVDSEEHHHGTAEQIYQASLWPWRYLGMHCKPEDALDYDDRIHPRASTRIGPRHQANVSAWPGRPVEYVKPLETRKGRGAPKLSKEAQVAQEAEKALRTKRPKWVQDEPPGYQVRGEDLDENDPAATSTRLWVPPPPDTISDDDIKGYMTKAQAMTKKFNIPENSTNLQDIALETLYRHKYDPVDAMKALPDTKRDLFKEPTLTPTEQRKFEEGVAKYGSELHSVMKHVKTMTPGEVVRYYYTWKKTERGKQIWGSYSGRKGKRLAKKEETAASKAADDVADADDDSAFDTEKAVVQKRGFICLFCETPDSRQWRRAPASQGPLSETGGKAATKDKINQTVVALCRRCAELWRRYAVRYEPPEELIKKAGQSGAKIWKKKQEEELLKEIQIAEDMGLMTPYRGSTPAASSNGLEPPRKKLKGAPERDTDAVVSDAGSNTTVSKKKDKTADTTPIPDMPKPRLLPCAICDQMEPLGDQHVSCKECRLTVHRNCYGILDSRVQGKWICDMCSNDKSPQVSIQYKCVLCPVEYTEQDFIEQPKLTHHKKKMSEKDRERERVEVQQARKAAEFYRKRQEDLNRPVNPREPLKRTADNNWVHVTCAVWTPEVKFGNAKALEPSEGIPSIPRSRYDEVCQACNQQGGACVSCHQCRIPYHVECARQQGHLLAFDISPVKSSRRDQFNIVTVNGESGTMSAVLWCRDHIPTKTIAHKMYDVVPESGLTTMQLYAQNYKQADLALTGTVRKANLMMTAAKMSGLPLVPAARRTSTTTAPTTASTTAVATPNGASNHSRNGGESTEAATNARQPGEKVCITCGIDVTPRWWPIDNTQERQLTNGHHGAIGFEAQKFVEQRKFQCHKCKKNPKTPKTFVPHPSPPPPVAEPPRQHLSGPHGQTAAPPSMRSPPRAAAADYRAAPLRPEIHSLLHHPASHAPPPPGPPASHGPPPMGGPPPHSQAHSLGPRPAPVSHGYPQVPPPRPTYSDWGSQHGSPPRHINGGPPPPLHSTAPPPAPGLTALRPPSMSGPPAVAPISVPHHHAHGSPIYGSALPPSPRRLNGTAAPLAYVPPYGSAAAPAHASAPRHSASPGLSNGVLPPRSEAFSHGLHPQRPSYASGSHGSPPLARSGLPPPGGPAPPPAHEPTHSAGGLGHRPPDNRPASGASASPSLRNLLS; this comes from the exons ATGGCCCAACAAAAT GACTCAAAGGTCACAAATGCGGACGCGCATTCTGCGCCCGATTCTGTGAACGCCCCGTCAAATTCCGATCCTTCATCAAAGGACTCGGGAGCTGATATGGCGGCGGGCTATGGGACGCGCTCTCGCAATAGAGGGGGCAACACCCGCATTAACTATGccgaggacaaggacatCGATATGGATGTCTACGACTACTACGACAGGAAGGATCAAGACGCATCTAAGAAATCGTCGCGAAAATCAGACGTTGCCTCAAATGGCGACGGTGCGACACGGGCACTGGGCTCGCGACGGGCTGCGGTagaagaagccaaagcagtCGGTGCATCAAGTCAAAATGGCTCCAAGAACACAGCATCaagtggtgttggtggtgttggtgctgggGCTGGTGGTGCATCTCAAGGCGCGCTGGCATCTGGCGCGGTGCCGGGCTCACGGAAACGCAAAGCCGCGGCGACGCCTGCAGTCTCAACCAGAAAAGCAGGACAGACTGGTCAACTCGATGGCACGTCTTGGCCAGATACCAACATGCTGACTTTTGAAAACTGCAACCACCGCCCGGACGCAAATGGGCGCATGGTGGCTGACGATGGAACAGTGTTGGAACCAAATG ATCATGTGTACCTCGTCTGTGAGCCACCAGGGGAACCGTATTACTTGGGACGCATCATGGAATTTCTACATACAAAGAGCGAGACGTCAAAACGGGTCGACTCGGTGCGCATTAATTGGTTCTACCGACCAAAGGACATTGGCCGCAAGAACACGGATACGCGATTGCTCTTTGCGACTATGCATTCCGACGTCAGCCCATTGACTGCCCTGCGTGGAAAGTGCCAGATCCTGCATCGCGTGGAAATCGACAACCTGGAAGCCTATCGCCGGAAACCCGACAACTTTTGGTACGAAAAGCTCTATGACCGATACATCCAGAAGAACTACGACCTCATCCCGACGTCGACTATTGTCAACGTGCCTGAAAGGGTCAAGAAAGTGCTGGATGAGCGCTGGAAGTTTGTGCTGGTGGAGCAAGGGCGTGGCAAGGAGCTCACTAGCGCCGTTAAGCTCTGCAAGAGATGCAGCGGCTATTGTGCAAG TAATGACTCGGTTGATTGTGCAGTGTGTCAGAATACGTACCACATGAACTGTGTCAAGCCACCCCTGCTGAAAAAGCCATCCCGAGGCTTCGCATGGTCCTGTGCTGCCTGCAGCCGAGCACAAGAGCGCAAGCTGGAGGCTCGCAATACCCCCAATGGCACTGATGCTAATGgagactttgacgacgatgatgctctggatgacgacgacgacgagatcCCTGGTATCATCACTGACCGCACAACACCAGTGGACAGCGAAGAGCATCACCATGGCACGGCAGAGCAGATTTACCAAGCCAGTCTTTGGCCGTGGCGGTATCTGGGCATGCACTGCAAGCCTGAGGATGCTCTCGATTATGATGACCGAATCCATCCTCGGGCAAGCACACGAATTGGACCCCGGCACCAAGCTAACGTAAGTGCATGGCCTGGCCGCCCAGTCGAGTATGTCAAACCCTTAGAAACAAGAAAGGGTAGAGGAGCCCCGAAATTGTCCAAAGAAGCTCAAGTCGCCCAGGAGGCTGAGAAGGCACTGCGAACCAAACGACCCAAGTGGGTGCAGGATGAACCACCTGGCTACCAAGTTCGtggagaagacttggatGAGAATGATCCAGCCGCTACTTCCACGCGCCTTTGGGTACCTCCACCTCCGGATACTAtcagcgacgacgacattAAGGGGTATATGACCAAGGCGCAAGCAATGACGAAGAAGTTCAATATCCCAGAGAATTCTACGAATCTCCAAGATATCGCACTGGAGACATTATACCGCCATAAGTATGACCCTGTTGATGCTATGAAAGCTCTGCCAGACACGAAGCGGGACTTGTTCAAGGAACCGACTTTGACACCCACCGAGCAACGGAAATTTGAGGAGGGAGTCGCCAAGTACGGCTCCGAGTTACACTCGGTAATGAAACATGTGAAAACAATGACACCTGGTGAAGTAGTACGGTACTACTACACCTGGAAAAAGACCGAGCGAGGCAAACAAATCTGGGGCTCCTACTCTGGTCGTAAGGGCAAGCGactggccaagaaggaagaaacTGCTGCTTCGAAGGCGGCAGACGATGTGGCGGACGCGGACGATGACTCGGCGTTTGACACTGAAAAAGCTGTCGTCCAGAAGAGGGGCTTCATCTGCCTGTTTTgtgagacaccagactcccGACAATGGCGACGAGCACCCGCCAGCCAAGGACCACTTAGCGAAACTggaggcaaggcagccaccaaggacaagatcaATCAGACAGTCGTGGCTTTATGCAGACGGTGTGCTGAGCTGTGGCGCCGGTATGCTGTTCGGTATGAGCCCCCCGAGGAATTGATCAAGAAGGCCGGTCAATCTGGAGCCAAgatttggaagaagaagcaggaaGAGGAGCTTCTCAAAGAGATACAGATTGCAGAAGACATGGGCCTGATGACTCCTTATCGCGGATCTACACCAGCTGCCTCCTCCAACGGACTAGAGCCGCCTAGAAAGAAATTGAAAGGTGCACCAGAGAGAGACACCGATGCGGTGGTCTCGGATGCGGGAAGCAACACCACAGtctcaaagaagaaggacaagacgGCGGACACGACGCCCATTCCCGATATGCCAAAGCCGCGATTACTCCCTTGTGCTATTTGCGACCAGATGGAGCCCCTCGGTGACCAACATGTATCTTGTAAGGAATGCCGCCTGACGGTGCATCGCAACTGCTACGGCATTTTGGACAGCCGAGTCCAAGGAAAATGGATATGTGACATGTGCTCAAATGACAAGAGCCCACAAGTCTCAATT CAATACAAATGTGTCTTGTGCCCTGTTGAGTACACCGAGCAAGATTTCATCGAGCAGCCCAAGCTCACGCACCACAAGAAAAAGATGTCTGAGAAGGATCGCGAGCGCGAGAGAGTGGAGGTCCAACAGGCCAGGAAAGCTGCTGAATTTTACCGCAAGAGACAAGAAGATCTCAATCGGCCAGTCAACCCTCGAGAGCCACTCAAGCGAACGGCGGATAACAACTGGGTTCATGTCACTTGCGCCGTATGGACACCCGaggtcaagtttggcaaTGCAAAGGCTTTGGAGCCATCGGAAGGCATCCCGTCGATCCCGCGCAGCAGATATGACGAAGTTTGCCAGGCTTGCAATCAACAAGGAGGTGCCTGCGTATCCTGCCACCAATGTCGCATACCTT ATCATGTAGAGTGTGCTCGTCAGCAGGGCCATCTACTTGCATTTGACATTTCGCCTGTGAAAAGTAGTCGTCGCGATCAGTTCAACATTGTAACGGTCAATGGAGAGAGCGGAACCATGTCGGCTGTGCTTTGGTGCAGAGATCACATTCCCACCAAGACCATAGCGCACAAGATGTATGATGTGGTGCCCGAGTCGGGACTGACCACGATGCAGCTTTATGCCCAGAACTATAAGCAGGCAGACCTAGCCCTGACTGGCACTGTCCGAAAGGCGAACCTAATGATGACTGCCGCTAAAATGTCTGGCCTGCCCTTGGTACCAGCTGCTCGGCGGACGTCTACGACTACAGCGCCGACTACGGCTTCGACAACAGCCGTCGCGACTCCGAATGGTGCATCGAATCATAGCCGCAATGGAGGAGAATCAACAGAAGCAGCGACCAATGCCCGACAACCTGGCGAGAAGGTGTGCATTACGTGCGGCATTGATGTCACGCCTAGGTGGTGGCCAATTGACAATACACAGGAGCGTCAGCTCACGAATGGACACCACGGCGCTATTGGATTTGAAGCGCAGAAGTTTGTGGAACAGCGCAAGTTTCAGTGTCACAAGTGCAAAAAGAACCCCAAGACTCCAAAGACGTTTGTACCGCACCCATCGCCACCTCCACCGGTGGCAGAGCCTCCCCGACAGCATTTGTCTGGACCACATGGCCAAACAGCGGCACCGCCATCCATGCGAAGTCCCCCGAGGGCAGCGGCTGCGGATTATCGAGCAGCACCTCTGCGTCCTGAAATCCATTCATTGCTACACCATCCAGCATCACACgctcctccccctcctgGTCCACCAGCATCTCATGGACCTCCTCCCATGGGCGGTCCTCCTCCACACTCACAGGCACACTCTCTCGGTCCGCGACCTGCGCCAGTATCTCATGGCTACCCACAGgtaccaccaccacggccaACGTACAGCGACTGGGGAAGTCAACACGgctctcctcctcgccacATCAATGGAGGGCCTCCTCCACCGCTGCATAGCACTGCACCGCCCCCAGCGCCGGGCCTTACGGCGCTTCGGCCTCCATCTATGTCAGGACCGCCTGCGGTAGCCCCAATCTCGGTTCCGCATCACCATGCTCACGGATCACCGATATATGGAAGCGCGTTGCCCCCCTCACCCCGACGGCTGAACGGAACGGCAGCACCTCTGGCTTATGTGCCTCCATATGGCAGCGCCGCTGCTCCGGCGCACGCATCAGCACCGCGGCATAGTGCCTCTCCAGGCCTGAGTAATGGGGTGTTACCTCCTAGGTCGGAAGCCTTTTCGCATGGGCTACATCCGCAACGGCCCTCGTATGCCAGCGGCTCGCATGGCAGCCCGCCCCTGGCTCGAAGTGGCCTCCCTCCACCTGGGGGACCAGCACCGCCTCCTGCCCATGAGCCAACCCATTCAGCAGGCGGACTGGGACATCGACCTCCGGACAACAGGCCAGCTAGCGGTGCAAGCGCAAGTCCATCGCTACGAAACTTGCTTTCGTAA